One Lytechinus pictus isolate F3 Inbred chromosome 11, Lp3.0, whole genome shotgun sequence genomic window, GGttataagaaaaaatgaatatgcctattggacgaaatgatgattggacAAGATGGTGATCGGacccatggcaacgataccaaatgattgttagccgaAATGGGTTTCGACAAAGTGATCGACCAACTTAAGTTATATCAAATGGAACATGGAcgaaatgagagtagaccagatggttattagaccaattggctattagaccaaaaggtaatagaagtaatgatattggacaaagtggatattggaccaaatgaaaaaaatacaattagactaaTTTAATTAacaaaacggctattagaccaactggctattagacgagatggtaataagacaaaatggttattggactttgttgatagttgactaactaatggtagacgaaatgatatcagaccatgcgatagtgggaaaaaggcagtagacgaaatggcaataaaccgataaatatccatacaaagagtaatcctgatttccaaatcacttaattcgctgtctcgtgtctcaaaatacttagtataagcatattttatatcttatctgtaacgtgagtcctgaagaaaataccgctgcgacactatgcgttgcgacatgtgacgttatgcgttgataacttgctgcgacattatgcgttgcgacatgtgacgttatgcgttataaaaactacgacattatgcgttgactgcgacattatgcgtcggacgctcttggcataatgtcgcaatctgcgacattatgcgttggtgcgacattatgcgatgatgcgacattatcggttgtaacaggccGTAGCAAAACCAAAGTGCCCCAAAAGTTATGTTGGAAAATTTAAGATCTAATTTTGGTCATGCCTAgttgaaagacaacactttgaagaatacacCTGTAAAATATTTTATCCCGGAATGTGCACTAAAGttgttaatttttttacttCACATAGCAAAATGTGACATTTCCCTAGTTTTCGCGGTTATGATTGCCAAGTTGAAAAACAAGTCATTTCACCGAAAAGGTTTTTCATGTATGAATCTGAAATAGCTACCACAcaatcctgatatattcttttgtgtgtgtgtgtgtgaatggGTTAAATAGATAAAATACACCTTTCATGTGGtttataggatgattattcCACAAAATAAGCtgattgttcatttttttacattcccatcaggaaaaataataaaatagaaattagaTTTTCGTGGATTTCTGTCTAAATCTCATTACCACCGTTTTATCTGATGTCGAAGCTTTAAGTTGATACTAGATTTAGCTGCAATCTCCTGCTTTTGATGTAAGAGCCGATTTTCTTTGACACATGACCCCCTAAACACGGTCATTTTTATGgctacacttcgtaattccgaaacacgtaaatcgactatatacctcgatgttcgttaatccgaaaatggaaaagggttcgttaatccgaacatttgtggcgttattccaaaagttcgttaatccgaaaacaaaatagggttcgttattccaaaggttcgttagtctgaaaacgaaatgaggttcgttattTTTATGAGATTATCATACGTAAAGTCGTCTGTTGTTGTACTAATTAAATTAAGCAAAGCCTTTCTGAAGtgatttatgattattataataaaatgaatatttagccTTTTTAAGCGGCCTGAAAAATAGAATCTAAGGTTCTAAAACTCGCTTTTTGTCAATTAAGAGGGTAATTAGGCCCTACTGTTGAAAGCGCATCCTggcgagatgttgcgagcgctaATCAGAAGCTCAAACCTTTGTACATAAAAAGGAAAATTGAACACTTCGAGCAGttcttgtaatcatgaaaaggtgtGTATCTAACCAATTAATTAACGCAAGcacgaagcacgagcttaattaATTTGTTAATATACTGATCAAAATAGGAACCTGTTAAttactgcatttagtgactcatgaatcgaataatgcgagcgcgaacataataatacataataataataataataacaataaatgcaatatGATTCAACGATATTAAAATATTGGTCTATGTGTCTGATTAGAATGTCCTGCTGGTAAGTGGGGTCCACCCGAATGCTATGGTATCTGTGATAACTGCTATAATGGTGGAGTCTGTGATGACAAGTCTGGTGTGTGTATCTGCCCTAACAACTTCATGGGAGATAGTTGTTTAGAAAGTAAGTATGGACATGGATTTGAAGAAATTTTGAGTATCATCTTTATAATCTTCGTGTTTTTtctgaattattattattacttttattattaccattatcattgctgttattatcattacaattataaCTTTCATTAGCATGACTAAtcgattaattttgttttattgaggTCATATTGTGACATATTGTTAATTCGAGCGCgaacataatacataataacaataataatactaataataaatgCAATATGATTCAACGATGTTAAAATATTGGTCtatggtgtagcggttctgactctcgccttgtaatcagagggtcgtgtgttcaatCCAACCATGGTCTAGGCGtcttggcaaggcgtcaatccacactttgccactctcacccaggtaggaaacaaccgtcattgtggttggtttagcaagttttcgcctaacaggctgcttgaaatcctatgaatccagtgaacgggtaataataattgaaaagctctttgaacagtcgtagattgataaagcgctatattaatgccaattattattactattattattaccaatatTCAATTGTCAATTTTTAAACAATACAAACACGCGTATGCGTAAGTCCTAACACAATTTTTCCaaatatctttgaaaaaaatatattaacggATAATGCAGGGGGAATGGTTGATTTGtagtacattttaaattttaataccATTACAAACCCTAAAAAAGTTGATTGATGTCAAGGTTTGTTAAAACTTATAACACGGATGTCCTTGATTTTGGAAGTACAAATTTAGGAATGCACCATGAAATATATCTCTCCATCATTTCCAATTTAAACGTTTCTTCAGTTTGCAGGCACAATGGAGGGAATAGGTTCGGATTAACCTGTGAATTTAGATGCTCAAGTCGTAACTCGCCCACTAGCTGTCGTAGCTTTCTGTTTTGCCTACCTGACCCTTATGGATGTTCATGTGATGTCGGTTCCCAAGGTCTCGCATGTGATAGTGGTAAGTCTTGTGGACAATAATTTCCGTAAATCTTGTTCCAGTTAGACTGGTATATTTTACTAAATAAACGAATGAAAAGGTGTAGTATTGAAATGCTTAAAGATTCAATCAGTTTAGAACTGGCATTTTTACTTCTATCACAGTTGTAACACTGATTACATCTTTACAAAACGGCAATTTATTCGTTGATTTCGAACTTCTAAGTGTGATATACTAGTATATCTTATTGTGCTAACTGAAACACAACACATCTGTCTCGATCATGCCTGTTCCTAACATGTAGAAGAAAttgtatgttatttttaattcaatgaaCATGCAAAGTcctatatgcattttttttttattaaagtgaAGTAATGTAGgtgaaaaacaagaaagaagaaaaggaggggAGGAAGAGAATGAGCaggaagaggaaagagagagagagagagagatagacgCTACggaaatgaatgtaaaaaagaTATACTGTTAACAATTaggaataatgattatttatgttAATTGTGTCCTTCTAAACTGTCTCTCAGATTGTGATGTAGGCACATATGGTGCCGGATGCTCACAAACATGTTACTGTGCTAATGTATCAGCCTGTGATCCTTTTAGTGGAATTTGTACTACAGGTGGATGTCAGTCTGGCTGGTCAGGGAATAATTGTCAAAGTAAGTCTATACTTTAAACCATTCTTACATAAAACctttttgttatttctgaaaGAAATAGGGTACTGCATAGATAATCTGTATCTTTACGCATGATTCTCTTATCTGTATCCACCTGTGCGaacaaaatatgacatattCCTATATCAAAGTCACTGTCTTCTTCCAGAGTAGGTACTTGCTGCTGAGCTAAgcccgtagaaaaaaaaaaatctagggATACAGTTTTGAGATCCATGTTTGAAGGAAAATTCTTTATTGAAAGACAATACTTGTTTGAATTCTTTGTTGAGAGTGTGCTTATCCTTGGTTACAAATTATAGAGGGTGCATTTAATACGTCAAATTATTTTTCCTTGTGATTTCTCAGTTCCTAATATATGTGAGGCTGGTTATTATGGATCTCAATGTATTGATAAATGTCATTGCATGGATGATGTATCATGTGATAAAACAACAGGAGCATGTCCTCAGAAGTGTGCCTTAGGATACGGCGTACGTGATGGTCAGGAAAATTGTCAAggtaaatgattttatttcattaactcATACTCGATTTCTTAAAGAATACAGCCAATACTTACAAATACTTCACAGTCTTCCATTCATTTTGTAGGCATATAACAGtctatgattgttttttttttgccccgtCCAAACAAGGGAATGTGGCTTCACCCGTCGAGCATACACTTATTCCAGCACACACCATCAGTTTTATCCAAACATCTACTAGTTTAATAAATGAGCATTTTCCATCACTTAGGATTTGTCCCTTGATTAATTTATATGAAGATATAAAAAAGCTTTTCTAATATTATGCAAGTCAGTTCGTCCAGACACCTATTTACTACATTGTTgcaaatgttttaattttttttaggatgtttgattttcattccagagtttttttttcatatcgcGCATGGTCTAGCACTATGCTGACCCAcgttttaaaaagaatatacaGAGTGAAAACAACAATAGTTTTCTTTTGGTGTTGATTTCTTAAATTTTGGTtccattgacaaaaaaaaatggaatacgAAAGATTAAGGAAATGATTActtccttcctttcccccttAAAACTTCATTTAATTTCTAAACTGTTTGTTGTAATAACAACAAACAGTTTAGAAATTTTAGTTTAGAGATTTGACTTCTTTCATACCATTGCCATGATCAGGTGATTTATATCAGActtatatgaaattattgctTAAAGATCCGGCAATAATGAATTATGTTCCAAATTAGAAAGAATTTTTTCCAGCTGATAATATCATATTCAGTGAAAATTGGCTTGTCTGATGAAAATCATATCTGCAAATTCAATTATAATAAGTTGTTTGATTTCCCTCAAAGTTAACTGTAGGCTGTCTAATGGAAATAgtaacatttttgtacattcataaaataaaatgattaccAATCATAGGTAATACAGATGTTAAAATTGTCATTAATATTCCATAATTACCACCTGCCAATACTACTAGTACTCtcagtaggtccatggtactaTTGACCTATTGACAACCACCACCACCTATTtcataatgatgtaatttgATTCCACTTTACTCCATCAAACGTTagcatttgttttaaatgttgTTCATCTAAATTTCCTCATGTAGAGTGTGAAGGAGGAACCTTTGGTCTGGATTGTCTTCAGCAATGCCACTGTGCTCAAGAAGCCTGTGAGATACAAAGAGGATTGTGCAATGGACAGTGTCTTGATGGCTGGATAGAACCATACTGTCAAAGTAAATATATCCATtaatttgtgttttcttttaatgTGAAACTCTTTACATGATACATTTATCACTTTGACGGCAATAATACACTGACTGTTGTTTTCACTGGGAGCCAAAATTATAAAGATATCTATCAAatcttttatgaaatattaGCAGCTGGTGAATAAATGTGAAATACCAAGTATTGAATTCGTTTATAAATAGGGCTCATTTGGAATGGGAGAAGGTTGGGCAATTGGCCAATTAGTTCTTTGGTCAATCCATCGCAAATCTTTGTGGATCAAACCACATTCTTAGTTTTCACTAAGTGGTCATAAGACTTGAGATGAACTCATTGGTATTGGAGTGAATTGGATAGGCAACACACATATTGGCAATGTTTTGGGTACTGCATTGAAAATGTTCATAGTACatataatatttaattttgatttatgaatTGTTAGAAATTTAACCTTGACTACTTGAATTCTAATTTCACTCCTTTATTTCTATCTTGGTTATTTTAAGGAATATCACGCTATGACGTAGTAAGAGTAAATCCATACCAACCATCAATCATTACATGTTATGCTGAGGGGATTCCACTTCCTGATGCCTCATCAGTTGATCTTCGTCGGCGTATTGATACCAACACTTACAATACCACAGGAATCACCAAGCGATCAAGCTCTGTAGTAGGGTCGGAACGGGCTGTTCTCtttgatattgaaaatgtttATCCACCAGAAGATGGAGACTATGGTTGTGGTCTCATTTTAGAAAACCAGTTCTACTCAACAAGCATCACTAAAGCAACTTATGGTGAGCAATAGCATATTGTCACTATTATAGAAAAATTGTAACTTAATTCTTTAATAGATATCACTGTTTATACCACAAGTGTATTTAACATAGTGCAGAATAATTACTATGATTATCAGTCAACATATTTTGTAACTTATTTTGAAAcagttaaatcaattttgtcatgtgttttttttttcttctaatttcttGCAATATACGTGTATGAATAAAATGAGTTTTAAAGATATATCAGTGACAGAAAATAGATTGTAAATAACGCCATCAGTGGTCATCCtattctttatgaaaaaaagatTAGCAGCTATGAAAATGAAGCTATACAGATTTTAGTGGTAACGTAATAGTACAGATGATAATGTCAGTGAAAGTGAGAATATCAGAAGCTTCTTATTTGtgaacaaaaaaggaggaaatatCTGGTTAGTAAAGGCCAGAGATGATGCCAGAGATAACAAGTCAGATATCAACAAGAGACCAGAATATTGTCAGAAGTAATTATACCAGTTGTACTATAGCTTAACTCGTTTATGATAAGTATACTTACATATTCTCAAGATTAACCTCCATGGAAATGCTTAGATGCTTCAGtcattgataattaaaaaaatataggcgTATAATCTGATGAATTATGTAATCTCGTGTTCTGCCTCTTTCTCTATCGCTTTCAGTTCTTCCTGTCATAAGTACGGCACCATCTACTATCAGCACCACGTCAACTACAGTATCTCTACGATGGAATGCCTGGTCTGCAGGAGAAGACATAGGTGATCCTCCCCTTATAGGATATGATGTATTTGTAAGAAAAGATGGTTACTGGGTTAGAGATCAGAGAATAGATGACTCTATCACTTCAGCTACTGTTAGTAACTTGACTCCTGACACAGACTACAGGTTTCGTGTTGCAGCCGTGAGGGAAGGAGAGGGTGGAACAGGTCCATGGTCTCCAAGGATTGATGCAATCACTCTTTGTACACGTAAGTTAACCGTATTCTGTAATATTTGAATACTTTGTGGTAAGTGCCATTTCAACCcatataatgtatataattGCTTGAGCAGTTGGAGATTTTCAGCATGAGCAgaataaatatttatgattcataatttttacgtttaaaattgtatttttcatttgaatcatTTTTTCAGCACCAATGTCTCCCCCAGCTGGAATACAGGTGACAGCCAACAATCCTAAAGAACTAGAAGTGACATGGGAGGTAATGAAAGTGATGAAACTGTTGTTATtaatctactactactactactactactactactactactactactactattattattatggctactacaactactactattacttctaataatactgttgctgctgctgctgattctactactactactactactactcctactactactactaatactactagaactgttactactactactactattgaaACAACTACTACCACCACTTGTTCTACATCTTTCTTAATATGCTTACCGTATATTTAAATTTctgctagcgcttcgcgcttaCACTATTCAATTAGGGCttgtatgaaattatgatttatgtttcataagaataaagctaagaagtgattaATTTGACTACCCCTTAAACAAACACATAAATCggctttgagcggccgatcggggaaaatatgggtatttttcgccacccccccccccctctattgccgaaagctggatctgcccctgttctattctaatcataattatatttctaCTTCCATCTTTACTGCTACGGCTGCTGTTGCTGCTACTACTAATTCTACtcctgataatgataacaagtgTTATAAATTTCCACCATTGTCTTGCAGTTCATCTCTTTGGAATCAGCAAATTGCAGAAGTGGTGTGACCCATTATATAATTTACTATGCTCTCTTTGGTTCATCGTCCACAAACTCTCGCATAGTTTCTAATGATACACGCTCCTATACAATAACAGGGTTAGAGACCTATCTGGACTATATCATTCAAATAAGTGCTTCAAATAAAGATGAGGAAGGTGACAAGAGCAGGGAGACAACTGGCAAAACACAGGAAGAAGGTGAGACTTCagccatggcattatctacctAACTGCTGTAATATACTGATCATGCACAAacgatacatgtagatgcatttgttttgtatgaatGTCGTATGGTATTACACAGAGTTACAGTGCTCTCCAatatattatgataaaataattcaaaatgctTTGGTAGCTGTATATCTTTTAGAGATAATCGGCAGAACACTTGAAGAAGGTTTGGTCGATTTTAAGTGATTTGTTTTGTAATGAATGGCATTAGCTTCGCTATTCAAGGCACTTCTACACACTATTACCGTTCCTAATTCCTTGCGGAAGCTTAAGATTGAATTGTTATTACAAAATCGCATCACTTCATATTCTTTGGTATAATTTGATTATCTGATtctgttttatgtgttaacattttttttggggggggggtggtgggttAAACCCacacattaacatgattaatgtcatgtactacattttttttcaaactcttGAATTTGAGCTCATTTGACCTACCACTTTTTTATAATTTGGTATTCGATTTTTTGCAGGTTTTATctcatttatattatttcttattttaatttgataccatgtttttatttttctcttcattttacaATGAAAGCAAATGTATTCACAAGTTTGATTATAATAACATGCTTTCATTATTTCTATATTTCGTTATGGTTATTTTATGTAAGCACCAGCCAACGAGGAGATCCTCGCAACATAATTTTCAATCATTTAAGGTATTTTCCAGGCATTGGCTggtgctcattttttttttcttttaggcAATTCCATACGTGTCGGATGAAACATTTCGACAACAATTTCTTGTCTCTTAGTCGAATGCTTGAGCAATGAAATTTGCTCGTTTGTCAATGAAGAAGCAATAaggggtagtcatgtgaaaaactgataaccaacgaaaaatgtttgattatgggTGAATTAAAGGTGAACATATTATGTGTCGTACGGGAATGAGAAATGTCCAGTACCCCACGCAACATATTCACCTCTAATTCACCCATGGACGACATTTTTTATATgtttgttgtcattttttagaAAGACTACTCAgtagtattttatcattacCACAATACAAATTGGGGTTTCTCGTTTGTTTAGACAGAGGATTGAAAagtgttgtgaaaatggctgatttttcaaTCGTGGAATCGCCCTTGTaatgtttctattgtatatttcttctcattttgccaggaagtacatgtaaatacaatacatatataagtaattatatatataaatatacacaacaaaaaaagtaagtccccccttgaacaaacatcaataatttccgaaccaatgcgagtttttgatatatttttacatgagcgtgtaggtaattttataagctaccatctgagtaaatgttatggtcgtattttacgtcatgcttcaatgagcaccgtcagaaggcaaaaatgtcacttttcaaaagtcacaagccaaatatcatgactttgattccattttatttgaactgattccacattctcatcatgaaaaatagtcagaaggtttgtaaaaggtactttctaaaagacgatacatattttttggctaaatttcacggttgaataaacacaagtccaaatttgatataattggattttttacaaatttttatcaataagaatgataaaatatgatgacagttatttttgggaagagtatcttcaacaatattcatcgtttcacggttcaatgaacatttattgaaaacaaaaaatacgattttcaaatatcataagcaatatatcattttggtaactgaaactgatcttttatcaactttttcgttatgttcatgacaaatttacatgcttcaatgattcaaaggtgtttaattaaacattcacgcttgaatgaacatgtgg contains:
- the LOC129271733 gene encoding angiopoietin-1 receptor-like; the encoded protein is MDDVSCDKTTGACPQKCALGYGVRDGQENCQECEGGTFGLDCLQQCHCAQEACEIQRGLCNGQCLDGWIEPYCQRISRYDVVRVNPYQPSIITCYAEGIPLPDASSVDLRRRIDTNTYNTTGITKRSSSVVGSERAVLFDIENVYPPEDGDYGCGLILENQFYSTSITKATYVLPVISTAPSTISTTSTTVSLRWNAWSAGEDIGDPPLIGYDVFVRKDGYWVRDQRIDDSITSATVSNLTPDTDYRFRVAAVREGEGGTGPWSPRIDAITLCTPPMSPPAGIQVTANNPKELEVTWEFISLESANCRSGVTHYIIYYALFGSSSTNSRIVSNDTRSYTITGLETYLDYIIQISASNKDEEGDKSRETTGKTQEEVAPAPINVALPRSTESSFTVSWSTPLPPNVNGRIQMYNIRFKQSDQGDDDDYIMENVLTVAFEAEHTVTNLLYGVNYTVQVQTVNGAGSSKWSYPVIARTILTGHHCSGAQVGTIIAGVSIPLIIIIIFLIILNVVTYRRARLRHPVTESPRNTAREQSPKYENPVFDASTRTSKNVDKHTYQDLDIDTRDYQNLTDPHTYQGLKKTSIDTSQPTSVSQPEPEITYEYI